The DNA region AGTCCTCCTCCAAGCTGACCGACGGCATCACCAGCATCTTCACCAAGCGCAAGCTGGACGACGAGGCGCTGGAGGAGCTGGAAGAGTTGCTGATCACCGCCGACCTCGGGCCCGCCACCGCGGCAAAGGTGACGGCGGAACTGGCGCGCACCCGCTTCGGCAAGGAGGTCTCGCCGGAGGAGGTCAAGTCGACGCTCGCCGCCGAAGTGGCGAAGATCGTCGGCCCGGTCGCCCGGCCTCTGCTGCTCGACCCGGCGCTGAAACCGCATGTCATCCTGGTCGTCGGCGTGAACGGCACCGGCAAGACCACCACCATCGGCAAGCTCGCCCGCCAGTTCAAGGCGGAGGGCAAGAGCGTGATGCTGGCGGCCGGCGACACCTTCCGCGCCGCCGCCGTCAGCCAGCTGAAGATCTGGGGCGAGCGCACCGGCTGCCCGGTCGTCGCCCGCGACACCGGGGCGGACGCCGCCGGGCTGGCCTATGAGGCGCTGGAGCGGGCACGGGCGGAGAAGGTCGACGTGCTGCTGATCGACACCGCCGGCCGCCTGCAGAACAAGACCGGCCTGATGGAGGAACTGCGCAAGATCGTCCGCGTCATCAAGAAGCTGGACGAAACGGCACCGCACACCACCCTTCTGACGCTGGACGCCACCACCGGCCAGAACGCGCACAGCCAGGTCGAGATCTTCCGCGACATGGTCAACGTCAACGGCCTGATCCTGACCAAGCTCGACGGATCGGCCCGCGGCGGCGTGCTGGTCTCGCTGGCGGAGAAGTTCAAGATCCCGGTCCACGCCATCGGCGTCGGCGAGGGCGTCTACGACCTGCGCCCCTTCGACGCCGACGCCTTTGCCAAATCGCTGATGGGTCTGAACGCGGAGTGATCCGCCCTCATCCCCATGGGTAGGGATGGGTGCACCGACGGTGGGTCGGCCGAAATTCGGCCTTCCCAGCCGGTCGTTCGTACTCCATCTTCGTAGGCATGACTGAGAAAGCCCCGCTCCAGCCCGGGTCGGCCGGGCGTTTCACCGATGCCAAAGCAGCACTGGCCTGCGTGCGCGACATCTATGAGCGCAACACCGTCTTCCTGCGCGACCGCTTCGCCGCCTACACCCAGGGCGAGGAGGAAGGCGGACGGAACCGGGCCTGCTATCCTTACGTCCGGCTGACGGCGATCTCCGGAGCCGCGGCCGATACCCGGCTGTCCTATGGCTTCGTCGAGGGCGTCGGCGTCCATTCGACCACGGTGACGCGGCCCGACCTGTTCGAGCGCTATCTTCTGGAACAGTTCACGCTGCTGCTGCGCAACCACGACGTTCCGCTGGAGGTCGGCGTCAGCGAGGAGCCGATCCCGATCCATTTCGCCTTTCCCCAAGGCATGTATGTCGAAGGCGACCTGCCGCCGGACCGGCTGACCAAGTTGCCCGACCTGTTCGACCTGCCCGATCTGGCGCGGATGGACGACACCATCGTCAACGGCACCTGCGACACCGGGCTGGACGCGGTGAAGCCGTTGGCGCTGTTCACTGCGCCGCGGGTGGATTTCTCGCTGCACCGGCTGCGTCACTACACGGCGACGGCGCCGGAGCATTTCCAGAACTTCGTCCTGTTCACCAACTACCAGTTCTATGTCGACGAGTTCATCCGCCTGTCGCGCGAGATCATGGAGCCTACCGGCGACGCCGAACTGGCCGCCTATCGCGCCCAATATGACAGCTTCGTCGAGCCGGGCGACATCGTCACCGCCAACCTGAACCTGGGCGGCGCGGCGGCGGACGTCGCCTCCGTCAAGCTGACGCGCATGCCGCAGATGCCGGCCTACCACCTGAAACGGCCGGACGGCAACGGCATCACCCTGGTCAACATCGGTGTCGGCCCGTCCAACGCCAAGACCATCACCGACCATATCGCAGTGCTGCGCCCGCATGCGTGGCTGATGCTTGGCCACTGCGCCGGCCTGCGCCACACCCAGCGGCTGGGCGACTATGTGCTGGCCCACGGCTATGTCCGCGAGGACCATGTGCTGGACGCCGACCTGCCACTGTGGGTCCCGGTGCCGGCTCTGGCCGAGGTGCAGCGCGCCTTGGAGACCGCGGTGGAGCGGGTGACCGGCCTGTCGGGGTTCGACCTGAAGGGCATCATGCGCACCGGCACCGTCGCCACCATCGACAACCGGAACTGGGAGCTGCGCGACCACCGCGAACCGCTGATGCGGTTCAGCCAGAGCCGCGCCATCGCGCTGGACATGGAAAGCGCGACGATCGCCGCCAACGGCTTCCGCTTCCGCGTGCCGTACGGGACGTTGCTGTGCGTGTCGGACAAGCCGATGCATGGGCAGTTGAAGCTGCCGGGCATGGCCGACCGCTTCTATCGCGAGCGGGTCGACCAGCATCTGAAGATCGGTGTGCTGGCGATGGAGTTGCTGCGCGAGCACGGGATGGAGACGCTGCATTCCCGCAAGCTGCGCAGCCTGGCGGAGGTGGCGTTCCAGTAGGGAGAGTGTCGGCTACGGGTGCCCCCTCCCCATCCCTCCCCCACCTTCGGTGGGAGAGGGGGCGGGAGCTTTGCAGGACTGTCGACGCCCCTCGGCCTCAAGCCGCGATCAGCAGACCCTCGATCTCCTTGGCGGCACCGGCCAGCGCCTTGTCCTTGGCCTCCGGGCCCATGCCGATGCCCTCGGCGCGGATGAAGGTCACGTCGGTGATGCCGAAGAAACCGAACACAGTGCGCAGATAGGCTTCCTGATGGTCGAGGCCGGCCAGCGCCGGATTGGTCGAATAGACGCCACCGCGGCCCGACGCCACGATCACGCGCTTGCCGCCGGCCAGACCCTCGGGGCCCTTCTCGGTATAGCGGAAGGTGCGGCCGGCCTGGGCGAGGCGGTCGATCCAGGCCTTCAGCTGGGTCGGGATCGAGAAATTATACATCGGCGCGCCGACCACCACGACATCGGCGGCCAGGAACTCTTCGACCAGTGCATCGCTCAGGGCCAGCTCGTCGCGCTGGCGGTCGCTCAACCCCTCACGGCTGCCGAGCTTGACGACCTGCAGCAGCTCGCCGTCCAGATGGGCCGGCGGGTTGGCGGCGACGTCGCGGGCGACCAAGGTGGCCGCCGGATCGGCCTTCACCAGGGCTTCGACGATGGAGGCGGTCAACTGGCGGGTGACGGAGGCGGTGCCGAGCGGGCTGGAGTCGACATGCAGGATCGTGGTCATGGCGGAAGGAGCCTCTTGGTTGTTGCGGCCGTCGGTCCCGGCCGGTTTCTGACGCCCAAGATGCTCCAATGTTTCCCGGCGGTTAAGCCGGGCTGTGCGCGAAAGATCGTTTCATACGACGCAACAATCGCCAGCCCGGATCAGCGCGTGACCAGATGTCCGCCGCGGAAGACCGCCATCTGTCCGGGCTGCATCACCGTCCACGCCTCGTCGCGGGTCAGCGGACGGGTGGCAATGACGGTGACGACGTCGTTCGGCGTCGTCTCCTTGGAGAAATCGATGCTCATGTCGGCATCGACCAGGGTGGCGGCACCGAAGGGCGCCTTGCGGGTCAGCCAGGCGAGGTTGGTGGCGCAGTGGCACCACAGGGTGCGCCCGTCGCTGAGCAGCATGTTGAACACGCCGAGAGACCCCAGGTCGGCGGCGAGATGACGGATCAGCTTCATCAGCCCGGCGGTCGTCTTCGGCGGCTCCGGATACTGCATGCGGATCTGGTCGAGCAGCCAGCAGAAGGCATGCTCGCTGTCGGTGGTGCCGACCGGCTCGTAGAAGGTGAGCATACGGTCCTTTACGCCCTTCAACTGGCCATTGTGGGCGAAGGTCCACACCCGCCCCCACAATTCTCGGGTGAAGGGGTGGGTGTTCTCCAGCGACACCCGGCCGCGGTTGGCGCGGCGGATGTGCGAGATCACCGTGCAGGACTTGATCGAATATTGGCTGACCAGCCGGGCGATCTCCGATTCGCTGCTGGGAGACGGATCGTGGAAGCTGCGGCAGCCCTTGCCCTCGTAGAAGGCGATGCCCCAGCCGTCGCGGTGCGGCCCGGTCGCCCCGCCCCGCCGCATCAGCCCGGCGAAGCTGAAGCAGATGTCCGTGGGCACGTTGGCGCTCATGCCCAGGAGTTCGCACATGGTATCCTCGCCTGCCGCTTGTCGTTCGCCTCTGGGCGCACAAGCTACGACAGGCGGCGGACGGCGTCACCTTTCGACTTGCGCCCTGCGGCCGCGACGGGAGCTACACCGCCGGCTTCGGACAGGGCGGCATGTCGGGCCGCAGGCATCCCTCCATCGCCCCGCCGGCCGGCGCCGCACCGGCCAGCCCGATCCAGGCATTGACCCGGTCGGTCTCGAAACCGCAGTCGCGGCGGTCGCCGACCTGCATCAGCGGCCGGCGGATCAATAGCGGGCGTTCGACCATGGCGGCCAGCGCCGACGCCTCGTCCAGCGCCTCCGGTACCACCTCGCCGCTCTTCACCGCAGGCGCGGCGCGGTTGAACCAGTCCGCCACCGGCCGGTCGCCGAAGAAGGGGCGCAGCGTTCCGGGCGTCCAGGGTTCGGACAACAGGTCGCGGGCGATCACCCGATGTCCGGCCTGTTCCAGCATCGCCTTCTGCCGGGCGTTGCCGCCGCAGCCGGGTTTCTCGAAGAAGGTCACGTCGGCCATCGGTCATTCCTTTCCGAACAGCGGCGCGCGGGCCAGCAGCGCGTCGGTTTGCTGACAAATCTCGTCATACACCTTGCGGTCCAGCTTGCGCAGCCAGCGCGACGGGATCGACTCCACGCCATAGGTGGCGCCGGCCAGCATGCCGGCGATGGCGCCGGTGGTGTCGGCGTCGCCCCCCTGGTTCACCGTCTCCACCACGCAGGATTCGACCGAATCGGTCTGGAAGTAATAGTGGAAGACCGTCTGAACCGTATCGACGACGAAGGCGGTGGACAGGCCGCGGTAGGGCTCGAACTTGAACTGGCGGTGTCGGGCGATCAGCGCGTTCGCCTCCTCCCGCGCCGCGACGATGCCGCCGCCCCGCACCAGCCGCTGCACCATCCGGCCGAGCGCGATCACCGCGGAATCGGACAGCTGGTTGCAGTGGGTGATGCGCGACTGTTCGACCGACCAGCGTTCGAACGCCGCATCGTCGCCCAGCGTCGCCAGCGCCACCGGCAGGTTGCGCATCGCCGCCCCGTTGCCGGCATGGTACTCCGACTCCGGCTCCTCCAGGGTGCCATGCATGATGAAGCGGCGGATGCCGCGGCGCGTCGTGTCGCCGACATCGACCGGCACCGATTTCAGCCAGATGGCGAACTCCTCGGCGGCTCGGCGGGCGTCCCAGTCCGGCCCGGACAGGATGGCGCGGCCGAGATGCAGCGACATCTCGGTGTCGTCGGTCACTTGCCCGGCGGGCAGCTTCAGCCAGCCGCCGCCCTTGATGTGCTTGTGGACGCCGTACTGGTGGGCGATCTCTCCCTTGGTCAGGAATTCCACGGTGGCGCCCAGCGCGTCGCCGCAGGCCAGGCCGAGATAGGCGCCCAAGGCCCTGGACCGGATGTCCGGCGGGATTTGGGGCGTGAAACTGGTCGGATCGGTCATGCCATGGGGCGATAAGCCCGCCCTTTCCTGGTGCGCCCTGCAAGCGGCCATGCGACCGCAGCCGGACGTGAGTTGTCAGAGAAGCGACACACCCACCCGGTAATCCCCGCCAATCACCAGATACTCCCCTTCGCCCTGGAAAGGATAGCGCGGCAGAATGTCGCGGAAGAACACCACCTTGGGCAAAGGCACCCAGGCGTCGAGGATGTAGTCGCCGAACTGGCCGGCGATGTCGCGGTTTATCGAGAAGGAACACAGGTTGTTCAGCCGCAGCACCGCCGTCCGCTTGTCCGGCCGCGCGACGATGTGGTGTTCCTCGAAATCGTTGACGCCCCGGTACAGCCGGATGTGCGACGCCCAGTTGGGCATCGGCGCCTCCGGCCAGCCGCGGCGGATCGTCCACTGGCAGAACTCGTACAGCAGGTCGAGCTGCAGGTGGATGTTGTTGTTGTGGAAGCGGGTCGACTGCTTCTCCTCGCCATAGGCCGTCCAGGCGTCGGAGGCAAAGCGGCGGATCGGCTCGCGGTGGAAGGTGGGCAGCAGGCCGAACCGGCTCTCGACCCAACCCTTCAGCACCGCCCCTTCCGCCAGGTTGCTGTCGAACATCCAGCCCTTCAGCAGGCGCAGGTAGCTGGCGCGGAAACGCCGCTTGCCGTCCGGCCCTTCCGACCCGGAGAAATCCGGATTGACCCCGAAGATGCCCGCCATGTAGCGCTGAAAGACATCCGATGCGGACAGCGCGTTGCGGCTTTCGTCCAGCGCCTCGAACAGGGCCGCATGCTCGCTGCGGGTGGCGCCGATGCGCAACCGCCGCGGCTCGTCGTTGTAGGCCTCGCCGCACAGGGCGGCGGCCGGCACATTGACCAGATTGGTGCGGTGGGTGCGCAGCGCCAGCGGCGAGTCCGGATCGACCGGCCGACCTTTCGCATCCCGCATCACCGCCCCGTCCGCCACGCCCGTCCGCTCCGTCCGAATGTCACCAATTTTTATATGGATAATGTGGAATCCGGCGCGCGCCAAGCCTCCTGCTGCGCAGCCCGACAGAGGCGCGTCGCCGCATGTCGCACTATTGTCCGTTTGAAGCCGAACCATCCGGCCCCCATACTCAGTAAAGCGACGCTCAAGATCCGGCGGCACACGCATGGCCTTCTGGCCGACCAAGTATGACGACAGCCAGCGCCGACGCGCCACCCCCGCGCTTGGTCAGACCTCTCCCCCGCCCCCCTCCCCTCCACCGCTCCAGCCGACAACGCCGGACAGCCGCCCGCCGCGCGGCAGCGACGAGGCGCGCACCGCCCTGCGGCTGGCGCAGCTGCTGCGCGGCACCATCACGCCGCTGCGCGGCGACGCCGTGCTGGAATTGCTGGAGCCACACCGGCCGCGGCTGGTGCCCAAGCCGGTCAACCCGCTGCCGGCCCTGGTCGGACAGCCGCCAGGCCGGATGCTCGACGCGCTGCTGCGGCCGATCGGGCAGATCGTCACCGACGTGCTGCTGCCGGGTGTGCGCGACCACCTGATCGACCGGCTGGTTACCGGCCGCACCGACCATGACGAGACCCTGCCGAACGCCGTCGATCTGGCCGAGGCGATGCGGGCGCTGATCGGCCGGATGCGCGGCGGCGGCAAGGCCCATCTCCAGTCGGTGGTTGCGGCGATCGAGGCCGACGCCCGCACCACCGCCGATGCGCTGACCCGGGAGCGCCGCCCGGTGGATGTCGGCGGCATCGACCGGCTGGCGCGCGCCCTGCTGCGGTTCGAGGTGCGGCGAATGGTGCTGGAGGTGCTGGGCAGCGGCAGCGCGGTGCAGGACGTCGTCTACCAGTCGCGGCGGCTGGCCCGCTATTCCCTGCACCGCGCCACCGAGGCGATCGAGGGCTTCGTCGCCGACCGCGGGCTGAAGGCGCTGCACGCCAGCCTCGCAACCCTGGCCCAGGCCGACGGGCTGATCGTCATCGCGCTCCGCAACCTGGACGACCAGGAGGAGACGAAGGAGGAGTCCGGCCCCTTCGTCGAGCCGGCCGACCGCAAGGCGATGAACGACTGGCTGTCGGCGGCATGGCGACTTTCCGACACTTTGTTCGATCTCGTCGGAAAGGCCGCTGCCGGCGGCGGGCTGGACGACCTGCTGTTCGCAGCCCTGCTGCGCCAGTTGCGCAGCCTGCATTATTTCTGCGCCGACCTGAGCCACGCCGGCCGGCCAGCCGCGGTCGACACGCTGAAGCAGCGGCTGATCGAACGCGCCGACGCGCTGGCGCGGCTGACCGGCGACCGGCTGGTGGAAGTGCTGCTGGCGAAACCCGCCGATCGGGCGCTGGCCCGCCGGCTGGTCGCCCGCGGCCGGCTGCTGGCGCAACTCCTCTACGACATGGACCGTGACGAGGCGGTGGAGGAGCTGGCGCTCCGCATCGTCGTCGCGGCCGAGGCGCTGGGCGAGGCGCGGTAGGAAAACAGGGTTCGCGTCGCCTTGCCGCCCCCCGCCGCAAAAGACCAGACAAAATGTCGGGCTTTGTCGCATGTGTCGGGACCCCGACAAAGGTGTCCGCTCCCCCGATACGGAAAAATATTCATATGTTTCAATAGATTGCGATTTTTATCAGCTCTGGCACGGGTCGTGCAATCCATGAAATCCGAAGCGGCCACGAACCGGCCGCACCGGATCGAAGCAACCTTCCACGACCCAAGCACAGGAGCGACCCACATGGCCAAAGCGCCTCTGCGTCAGATCGCCTTTTACGGCAAGGGCGGTATCGGCAAGTCCACCACCTCTCAGAACACGCTGGCCGCGCTGGTCGAGCTGGATCAGAAGATCCTGATCGTCGGCTGCGACCCGAAGGCCGACTCGACCCGCCTGATCCTGCACGCAAAGGCCCAGGACACCGTCCTGCATCTGGCCGCCGAGGCCGGCTCGGTCGAGGATCTGGAGCTCGAGGACGTCCTCAAGGTCGGCTACAAGAACATCAAGTGCGTCGAGTCGGGTGGTCCGGAGCCGGGGGTCGGCTGCGCCGGCCGCGGCGTCATCACCTCGATCAACTTCCTGGAAGAGAACGGCGCCTACGACGACGTGGACTATGTGTCCTACGACGTGCTGGGCGACGTGGTCTGCGGCGGTTTCGCGATGCCGATCCGCGAGAACAAGGCCCAGGAAATCTACATCGTCATGTCGGGCGAGATGATGGCGCTCTACGCCGCCAACAACATCGCCAAGGGCATCCTGAAGTACGCGCACAGCGGCGGCGTCCGCCTCGGCGGCCTGATCTGCAACGAGCGCCAGACGGACAAGGAATGGGATCTGGCCGACGCGCTGGCCAAGCGCCTGGGCTCCAAGCTGATCCACTTCGTGCCGCGCGACAACATCGTGCAGCATGCCGAGCTGCGCCGCATGACGGTCATCGAGTATGCGCCGGAAAGCAAGCAGGCCGGCGAATACCGCGCGCTCGCCAACAAGATCCATGCGAACTCGGGCCAGGGTTGCATCCCGACCCCGATCACCATGGAAGAGCTGGAAGAGATGCTGATGGACTTCGGCATCATGAAGACCGAGGAGCAGCAGCTCGCCGAGCTGGCTGCCAAGGAAGCGGCGAAGGCCGGCGCCTGATCTCGGGCGTAGCGACGGTTGCCTACCGGCCCCCCTGCCTACGGGCAGGGGGGACCGCCTGAACACTGGCCCTTTTCCCCAGCCCCGCACAACGTCGACCCAACGACCATAGGGACGTCGGCGTGGGAGGGAGGGGCTCGGTCACGCGCTGCAGTGGCGCGAATATTCAAGCAGGAGGCCGGCTATGAGCCTGTCCGAGAACACCACGGTCGACGTCAAGAACCTCGTCAACGAAGTCCTCGAAGCCTATCCCGAGAAGGCCCGCAAGCGCCGCGCCAAGCACCTGAACGTGCTGGAGGCCGAGGCGAAGGATTGCGGCGTCAAGTCGAACGTCAAGTCCATCCCCGGCGTCATGACGATCCGCGGGTGCGCCTACGCCGGTTCCAAGGGCGTGGTGTGGGGTCCGATCAAGGACATGATCCACATCTCCCACGGCCCCGTGGGCTGCGGCTATTATTCCTGGTCCGGCCGCCGCAACTACTACATCGGCGATACCGGTGTGGACAGCTGGGGCACGATGCACTTCACCTCCGACTTCCAGGAGAAGGACATCGTCTTCGGCGGCGACAAGAAGCTGCACAAGGTCATCGAGGAAATCAACGAGCTGTTCCCGCTGGTGAACGGCATCTCGATCCAGTCGGAATGCCCGATCGGCCTGATCGGCGACGACATCGAGGCGGTCGCCCGCGCCAAGTCGGCGGAAATCGGCAAGCCGGTCATCCCCGTGCGCTGCGAAGGCTTCCGCGGCGTGTCCCAGTCGCTGGGCCACCACATCGCCAACGACACCATCCGCGACTGGGTGTTCGAAAAGACCTCGCCCAAGCCCGACTTCGTCTCCACCCCCTATGACGTCACCATCATCGGCGACTACAACATCGGTGGCGACGCCTGGTCCTCCCGCATCCTCCTGGAGGAGATCGGCCTGCGCGTGATCGCCCAGTGGTCGGGCGACGGCACGATGGCCGAGCTGGAGAACACGCCGAAGGCCAAGGTCAATCTGATCCACTGCTACCGCTCGATGAACTACATCGCGCGCCATATGGAAGAGAAGTACAATATTCCTTGGATGGAATACAACTTCTTCGGCCCGAGCCAGATCGCCGAGTCCCTGCGCAAGATCGCCGCTCTCTTCGACGACAAGATCAAGGAGAATGCGGAGAAGGTCATCGCCCGTTACCAGCCGATGGTCGATGCGGTCATCGCCAAGTACCGGACGCGGCTCGAAGGCAAGAAGGTCATGATCTACGTCGGCGGCCTGCGTCCCCGCCACGTCGTCGATGCCTACCATGACCTGGGCATGGAGATCATCGGCACCGGTTACGAATTCGCCCACAACGACGATTATCAGCGCACGCCCCACTATGTGAAGGAAGGCACGCTGATCTACGACGACGTCACCGCGTTCGAACTGGAGAAGTTCGTCGAGGCGATCCGTCCCGACCTCGTCGCGTCGGGCATCAAGGAAAAATACGTGTTCCAGAAGATGGGCCTGCCGTTCCGCCAGATGCACAGCTGGGACTATTCGGGCCCCTATCACGGCTATGACGGCTTCGCGATCTTCGCCCGCGACATGGACCTCGCCATCAACAACCCCGTCTGGGGCGTGATGAAGGCGCCGTTCTGACCATCGGCCTCTGGAACAGGAGAATTTGAGAATGACCGACAAGCTTTCGCAGAGCGCCGACAAGGTCCTCGACCACTACACGCTCTTCCGTCAGCCCGAATACGCGGCGATGTTCGAGAAGAAGAAGGCCGAGTTCGAATACGGCCATTCGGACGAAGAAGTCGCCCGCGTTTCCGAATGGACCAAGTCCGAGGAATACAAGGCGAAGAACTTCGCCCGTGAAGCGGTTGTCATCAACCCGACCAAGGCCTGCCAGCCGATCGGCGCGATGTTCGCCGCCCAGGGCTTCGAGGGCACCCTGCCCTTCGTCCATGGCAGCCAAGGCTGCGTCGCCTATTACCGCACCCACCTGACCCGTCACTTCAAGGAGCCGAACAGCGCGGTCTCCTCGTCGATGACCGAAGACGCGGCGGTGTTCGGCGGCCTGAACAACATGATCGACGGCCTGGCGAACGCCTATGCGCTCTACAAGCCGAAGATGATCGCGGTGATGACCACCTGCATGGCCGAAGTCATCGGCGACGACCTGCAGGGCTTCATCGCCAACGCCAAGACCAAGGACAGCGTCCCGGCCGATTTCCCGGTGCCCTACGCCCACACTCCGGCCTTCGTCGGCAGCCACATCGTCGGCTACGACAACATGATCAAGGGGATCCTGAACAATTTCTGGGGTTCGTCGGAGAATTTCGACACGCCCAAGACCGAGCAGATCAACCTGATCCCGGGCTTCGACGGCTTCGCGGTCGGCAACAACCGCGAACTGAAGCGGATCGCCGGCGAGTTCGGCCTGAAGCTCCAGCTCCTGTCCGACGTGTCCGACAATTTCGACACGCCGATGGACGGCGAGTACCGCATGTATGACGGCGGCACCACGGTGGAGGAGACCAAGGCGGCCCTCCACGCCAAGGCCACCATCTCCATGCAGGAGTACAACACGACCCAGACCCTGCAATTCTGCAAGGAGAAGGGCCAGGACGTCGCCAAGTTCAACTACCCGATGGGCGTGACCGCCACCGACGAGCTGCTGCTGAAGCTGGCGGAACTGTCGGGCAAGCCGGTCCCGGCCAGCCTGAAGCTGGAACGCGGCCGTCTGGTCGACGCCATCGCCGACAGCCACACCCACATGCACGGCAAGCGTTTCGCGGTCTACGGCGACCCGGACTTCTGCATCGGCATGTCGCGCTTCCTGCTGGAGCTGGGTGCCGAGCCGGTCCACATCCTGTCGACGTCGGGCTCGAAGAAGTGGGAGAAGCAGGTCCAGAAGGTTCTGGACGGCTCGCCCTTCGGCGCCTCAGGCAAGGCCTATGGCGGCAAGGATCTGTGGCACCTGCGCTCGCTGGTCTTCACCGACAAGGTCGACTACATCATCGGCAACAGCTACGGCAAGTATCTGGAACGCGATACCAAGATCCCGCTGATCCGCCTGACCTACCCGATCTTCGACCGTCACCATCACCACCGCTACCCGACCTGGGGCTACCAGGGCGCGCTGAACGTGCTGGTGCGCATCCTCGACCGCATCTTCGAGGACATCGACGCCAACACCAACATCGTCGGTCAGACCGACTACTCGTTCGACCTGATCCGCTGATCCGCCAAGGATCGGCAACACCCAGGCATCGGTTCCAGCCCACCCGTCGACCGGGGAGTCCATCCCCCCGGCCGACGGCAACCTCCCTGAGCCGGAGAGCACCCGAAACGGCGCTCTCCGGCTTTTTTGTTCGAAGGGGATTCCGGCGATTCCAATTGAATCCAGGGCCACTGGCGAACGAATTGGACGGAGCTCCAATCAATGGTGGAAATTTAATTTCTTAAAATGAGCAGCAATATTTTACACTCGAGGTTCAAAATAATAATCCGTCATACTCATAACCATATAGACGTTCTATATGCGGATTAAGGGAATTGAGCTTTGATTTCTATTCATTAGCTTCTCCTTGTTTCTTGCATTTACCAGATATTTTATTGATCATTCAGTGCCACTACTTATTGACCGACCACCTCGGTCAGATATCTATGATACTGCAAACTGCAATCAGGCAGGCGCATCACGGGGGTGGCGATGATCGGCTTCATGCGGGCGATAAAGGGAAAGGGTTCAGACAGCAAAGCGATCCTGTCCGCGCTGAATCACTCGCAGGCGGTGATCGAGTTCGCCATAGATGGCACGATCCTGGACGCCAATCCCAATTTCCTGACGGTGATGGGCTATACCCTACCGGAAATCGTCGGACACCATCACAGGATGTTCATCGACCAAGCCGAACAGAACAGCACCGCCTATCGCGAATTCTGGGATCGGCTGAAGCGCGGCGAATTCCAGAGGGCGCTCTACAAACGCATCGGCAAGAACGGCCGGGAGGTCTGGGTCGAGGCCACCTACAATCCCATCCTCGACAGCGGCGGGCGTCCCTGCAAGGTCATCAAGATCGCCACCGACGTCACCGAACGGCAGAAGATCAACGCCGACCTCCGCGGCAAGGTCGAGGCCCTTTCACGCTCGCAGGCGGTGATCGAATTCAATCCCGACGGCACCGTCATCACCGCCAACGAGAATTTCCTGAAGGTGCTCGGCTACAGCCTGGACGAGGTGCGCGGGCGTCACCACAGCATGTTCGTCGATCCCGGCGAACGCGACGGTGCAGCCTATCGCGAATTCTGGCGCACGCTGAACAAAGGCCAGTTCGAAGCCGCCCAATACCGACGCATCGGCAAGGGTGGCCGGGTGGCCTGGATCCAGGCCAGCTACAACCCGGTCTTCGACGACGCCGGCCGCCTGTGCAAGATCGTGAAATTCGCGACGGACATCACGGAGCAGGTTCGCCTCCTCGAACGCTTGAAGCTTCTTATCGACACCAATTTCGGCGAGATCGAAAAAGCGATGGGCAGTGCCCATCAACGGGCGGACGCCGCCGCCGTGGCATCGACCGAGACACGGGCGACGGTCCAGACCATCGCCGCCGGTGCCGAGGAGATGGCATCCTCCGCCCAGGAGATCGCCAACAGCATGACGC from Azospirillum thiophilum includes:
- a CDS encoding methyl-accepting chemotaxis protein, which codes for MIGFMRAIKGKGSDSKAILSALNHSQAVIEFAIDGTILDANPNFLTVMGYTLPEIVGHHHRMFIDQAEQNSTAYREFWDRLKRGEFQRALYKRIGKNGREVWVEATYNPILDSGGRPCKVIKIATDVTERQKINADLRGKVEALSRSQAVIEFNPDGTVITANENFLKVLGYSLDEVRGRHHSMFVDPGERDGAAYREFWRTLNKGQFEAAQYRRIGKGGRVAWIQASYNPVFDDAGRLCKIVKFATDITEQVRLLERLKLLIDTNFGEIEKAMGSAHQRADAAAVASTETRATVQTIAAGAEEMASSAQEIANSMTRSQQAADIAMNEAENADRAAARLTEVAKAMGGIVELIRSIAGQINMLALNATIEAARAGEAGRGFAVVANEVKNLANQSANATAQISREIDGMQSVSHDVVSSLGTIRSAMNNLREFVVMSAGAVEEQTTVTSSMSANMQEASTSVEVVDRNIGAIATAFAQVGSAIAETKDAARVLAR